A region of Jannaschia sp. W003 DNA encodes the following proteins:
- the rpsJ gene encoding 30S ribosomal protein S10, whose protein sequence is MKSQNIRIRLKAFDYRVLDSSTQEIVSTAKRTGAQVRGPIPLPNKIERFTVLRGPHIDKKSRDQWEIRTHKRLLDIVDPTPQTVDALMKLDLAAGVDVEIKV, encoded by the coding sequence ATGAAAAGCCAGAACATCCGCATCCGGCTCAAGGCGTTCGACTACCGCGTGCTCGATAGCAGCACGCAGGAGATCGTGAGCACCGCCAAGCGCACCGGAGCCCAGGTCCGCGGGCCGATCCCGCTGCCCAACAAGATCGAGCGCTTCACCGTGCTGCGCGGCCCGCACATCGACAAGAAGAGCCGCGACCAGTGGGAGATCCGCACCCACAAGCGCCTGCTCGACATCGTCGACCCCACGCCCCAGACGGTGGACGCGCTGATGAAGCTCGACCTCGCCGCCGGCGTGGACGTCGAGATCAAGGTCTGA
- a CDS encoding uracil-DNA glycosylase, protein MPSPPNLADPAEAERRRTLLGLSHAAPLARHAEKLRREGLPGDAVPDFDPLDGGTGARLLLLMEKPGPGAARTGFVSQDNPDPTAAAVRRFLGEAGIARADVAIWNTVPFWNGTIRFTAAERARGLAALPATLALLPRLRVTVMVGRQAERARGMLEGRGLHLATSAHPSGQVRAARPALWAAIPAIWAEAARSLR, encoded by the coding sequence ATGCCCAGTCCCCCCAACCTCGCCGATCCCGCCGAGGCCGAGCGCCGCCGCACACTTCTCGGCCTGTCCCATGCAGCCCCCCTGGCGCGGCACGCGGAGAAGCTGCGGCGCGAGGGGCTGCCCGGCGATGCGGTGCCCGACTTCGACCCGCTCGACGGAGGCACCGGCGCGCGCCTCCTCCTGCTGATGGAGAAGCCCGGTCCCGGCGCCGCGCGCACCGGCTTCGTGTCGCAGGACAACCCCGATCCCACCGCCGCGGCCGTCCGGCGCTTCCTCGGCGAGGCCGGGATCGCCCGCGCCGACGTGGCGATCTGGAACACGGTCCCGTTCTGGAACGGCACCATCCGCTTCACCGCGGCGGAGCGCGCACGCGGGCTGGCCGCGCTGCCCGCCACGCTCGCCCTCCTGCCTCGGCTCCGGGTCACGGTGATGGTGGGGCGGCAGGCCGAGCGCGCACGCGGGATGCTCGAGGGGCGGGGGCTGCACCTCGCCACGTCCGCCCATCCGAGCGGACAGGTCCGGGCCGCGCGCCCCGCGCTCTGGGCGGCGATCCCCGCGATCTGGGCCGAGGCCGCGCGAAGTCTGCGCTGA